The DNA segment AGCCCCCTGCTTGGGCTGTGTCCCTAAttcctgggggggggacacactggTTATGGCTGCATGCTTGCTTTTCAGCCACCCCCCCGCAGGGTgtgatgctgctgtgctgggtggtggggctgggggtggcaggagcTGCGCCGGGGCTGGGTGGGCATGGCTGCTACATCCCCTTTTCAGGGTGCTGGTGCACTGATCTGCTGGGAACAGGCAGCTGCCTTCTGGCTGGGACCCCGCTCAGCTGGGGAGGTGGCTGCCATTCAGTGGCTTTCCGTGAATTTTCAGCTGAATGCCAGAAGGCCTTGTTTATAGATAGAAAAATAGTTTGAACACAGTTTTACATGGAACTGAGGACCTGCAAAAGAGTGTTTGGACAGTTTTAGTGACATGTGAGTGAGGGCTCAGGTGTCCCGTGTGAGGAAAGGGTGCTGCCATCCTGCCCgggctggctgtgcctctgcgcCGAGCAGCACCGGTGCTGCCGGGGTGGGGACCGATGACCGGACGAGCGCCGAGGGCAGCGCCCAGGCACACCGAGCACGTTTGCGTGTGCATGCTGGCAGACATCTCACAGCGCTGCTGGTTTTTTCTCTTAGGACTGGAGATATGTCCTGGCTAACTGGGAAAGGCTCCTAACGCTGCTGGCGGCTGCGCCCTCCTGATGCTGCACTTGCTGTGGGGAGACGGGATGGCAGCTCCACGGACAAGGGGGAACACCACAGCTGAGTCATTTCCCTTTGAGACTTGGATGCACCCAGCGCCTGTCACTGCGCACTTACCTTCCCAGCAGACCACCACCAGCTCCTCTGCCTCAGTGCCTACCAGGCTTGGGCTCTGCTGTTGCAATTCCCATGGAACACTGGAAAAGCAGCCCCCAGAGCACGGGGTTTGGCACTGGCACGGGCGCTGTGTGGCTGAGGATGCTGCCGACAGGCCAGGGGGTCCCCAGGCAGGTCTGCCCCAAGCACGTCCCTCACCCCCGTAAACAGTGCGAGTGCCTTTTGTTGCTCCCTGTGCTTTCAAGCATGTTGCCCCTTCCCAAAACCTCTCCgctcccagcagagctctgaTGCGCATCCCCACAGAGCCTGACATCTGCTCCCTCGCCACATGGCTGCAGCGCTTGCCGCAGCTCTCCCCATGCCCACCCACCCTGCGGAGCtcctgggggggacagggagatggGGTCTCACCGGGTGGTCTCTGTACAGCCTGTGGTTGTGTTTTGCATTCTCCCTTCTCCGGGCTGGTTGCCCTGTTCAGGCCCCTCAGCAGAGGTGGGTCCCTGCCCAAGCCGAGGGCTCTGGAGCTCATCGGTCCCCGTCCCAGCACCTGCAGCATCTCCCCATCTCTCAGGGCTTGGTTTGGCCTTGGGCACTGGCAGCCCTTGTCAGTCCCTGGGGTGCAGAGCGGGGCTCCCTGCAGAGGTGCAACAGCTGGACTGCAGCCCCCGGGCTTGGTGGCTGTCCTTCCAGCCAGCCTTGTGATGTCTCTCTCCTTAACAATTATCACAGAAGTAGTACTGCTGCTGAAATGTTACTCAAGGAAAAGTAGCCAGAGGAGTATTTCGTCATTCATTCCTCCTGTTGCCTAGTGCCAGTGCTGCATTTCTCATCTCAGCTTTCCATGTCAGTGCTCTGCTGTCGTGTTTTCTGCCCCTTGCTGGAAGAAGAGCATTATCTCCAGCTCAGGAGTGGACCTGGCCAGCCCACAGCCCTGTGTCCAtcagcccagcagagctggggggcaaGAACCCCCCTTGGAGAGCCTCCAGTGCTCTGTCCTGGGGGAAGGTTCTTCCCCAGCAGTCAGTGTTTTACCCTGAGCCCAAAGCAAGaggatttatatttttaatttgattcACCCCctataaattaaaaatgtacTATTGGGATCTGGATCATCTCTGATTCCTTCCAAGGCCTTGGGTCACCTCTGCAGGTCAGCTGGGTGGTGCAAGCACCTCTTGTGTGGAGGCTTCCCACTTGCATCCAGCTCACCTGTATTGATTTCCAGACTTCCTGATCTGTGCCCTGTAGAAACGTCACCAGTCGTCTGTCATGTCTTCAGCTGGTCTCTTCTGGTTTCCCTGCAAGGTTTTTCCCAGGTGGTGTGACCAGAGGGGACGGTAGGCAGGGATGTGCATGCTCCAGCACACGGCGATGAACAGGGTCTGCTTCTTGAACTGTTATGTATCTGCTGGATCCACAAAGGGATGTGAACTCGCAAGTCTCATCTTAGGTCCCAAAAGGCAAATGTcgatgtccctgtccccactgcAGCACGGGTGAGGACTTTCTCTGAGGGCAGAGGTGGCCAAGGCTGCTCAGCTCcctctgccccgggcagggcccttgcagaggggccggggctgTGCACGCTGCCCAGGTGGAGGCAGCTGCCAACCAAGGCTGCTGCCCCGGCTCGGCACGCTCAGGGGGGAGAGGTGGCTTTGCAGCCTGTGTCTGGTTAGTGGGATGGTCAGAGTCTGCTTCAGCAGGTCCCCAGAGGACCCGGCTGGAGGtgcctggggacactggggcacCACACAGTGACACCCCCTGCAGCTCTGTGGTTTTCCCCTGGGCTCTGGCACACCCTCCACAGTGGGTAAGACTGGCAGCTCTCACACCCCACATACTCCCCCAGCACAACTTGGCTGAGCTTTTCCAAGGCCTCTGCCTTCCTGCTCACCCAAAGGCTTGGCATCCTCTGGAGTCCTCCTGGGCAGATCGGCAGGGCACTTCGTGTTTTGGGAAGATGCCCTGTGACTCCTTCACCTCTGCTGGTGCCTCACCCAGTGTCAGGCATGAGCCATCCACAGTTGGCATCACTCCTATGTTCACGGGGCTGAAGACCATACAGGGGCTGAGGCTGAGGGACCTTCTGCCCCAGCTTATGGCTGCAGTGTGGGGAACAAGTCCCATTCCCCCTTTTTACAGAGGAGCTGTTTTAGCCAGGGCTGGGAGCATCACCCCATGACACAAGAAACCCCAGTCAGCGGCATGGCTTTCCTGAGGACACGTGCCAGGTCATGGGCAGGGCTGCCAGCATAGCTGGGCACCCTGACACCGACCTGCGGGCACTGCTCCTCTGCACGGGGTGGGATGGTGTTGGACCCCCTGTCCAGTGCCTCAGCATGTCCTGGAGCTGGGCAAGGCTGGGTTGTCTCCTCTGCCACCTCTCCAGGCACATCTTGCAACATCCCATGCCACAAGACAGAAAGTTTCCAGCCCTTCTTAAGAAACTGCCCATTCCCACTGGGAACAAGCACCGTTAGCTAAAACCAGCTGGGGCACATGCAACTTGTTAGTGATCCCCAGCTGCATTGCCCCATCACATTTAGCTTCACCAGATTGCCCAGGTATCTTCTAGGTTGCTCAGCTGTGTTGCCCACATAGAGGTGATGCCCCCACACCCAGAgctctccaccagctcctgctcctcagaTGCTGGGCTttgcctctccctgcctgcatctCACCCCATGTGCTGGCAGGACCCGGGGAGCCTCGTGGTGGGCACAGCACACCTTCCCTTCCCACACACCCAAGAACCCCTCCGGACATCTCGTTGCAGCATCGCACCGGGTGACACGTTTATGTTTAGTTCTCTTGTGCCCTAAGCCTTCgtttaaaaaaatcactgctccTCCCAAGGTGGTTTCCCAGCCATTAAGTATGGCCTCACCCTTCATCTGTCCATCTCTGCCCTGGCTTTCGCACCTTGCATGTTGCTTGGGTGAACGTTTCCTCTTCAGGTACTGGCATTTACTCCTCGCTTTGCTCCTTCTTACTGCCTCCAAGGAGGTCTGCTAATACAAATAGCTGCTCCTTCCTTTGCTGCAGTGGCACGCTTGTCCCCCTGTCCCATGGGCTGGCTGCCCTTGTCTCGGCTAGAACTGGGCTGAGCTGAATGGTGGTGGCGGCAAACCATCTCCAGGCAGGTCTTCCAAGTGTCACTTCTGAGGCTGGGAGGTGTTCAGTGTTAGAGCTGTGGCCAAACACCCTCCCTGAGGCAGCATCTCACCAGTGGCATCTTCAGATGTCTTGTGCAGGCACGGTCAAATAGACCAGAAGGACCTCATGGGCCTTTCTGCTCATCCACTGTCCCGTCTTAGCTCAGGTCCTTATCTAATAGCAGGCCAATGCTTATAGCAAGGTCTGGTTTTTCCACACTTGGTTagatttttctgtgaaatccACTTTACATAGGTttatgggttggttttttttcagcagtactgTCAGGACAGGGGAGCAGCTGCCCTGAGCCAGGCTGTGGGCCACACTGTGGTGGCAcagctgctcagcactgctgcagaaaGGACATGCACCCTGGGCTGTGCTCACAGCACAGACCTGCCTTAGGAGACCAGCTCCTGGTGTGTGGAAGCCCTTGATGGACTTCAGCCAGTCACGCGTCGGTCTAACCACACTTTCAGCCCCAGGTGTTTgaaggtttgtgtttttttttttttggcagcatATGCCGATGAGCTTTGCAGCTTCATTTTGGCTTTATCAAGCAGAAGAATCCTCTTTTTATTTGGTTTCTCATGTCCTTTGCCAGTGCTTGGCCCTTAAGGACCACATTTACAGTATTCTGTCCCAATATCTGCAGCACCTTCTGGGATGGGTCGGAGGCTGAAGATCATGAGGTGAGGCCATGGCCTGTTGGGTAGGACTAACTGTAAAGGTCCCAAAGcaccatccccttcccctgctaGTCACCTCTGGCTCGACCAACCTCTCACACACCCCGTCCCCCACTGCTCTCCTCAGGACCCCCGAGCCTGGATGGCGCTTGGGGATGCTGAGCAGTGTGGAGACCCCCAGGGTCGGCCCTTAGCAAGGAAGCTCAGAGTGATGGGTAAAATGCTCCATGAGTCTGGAGGCTTTGAAGAAGCATTTGTTGCAAATAGCACCATCCCCTTCCTGGCATCCTCGTCTGTGGGAGTTTGGAGCAATAATTACATGGATACAACCCGGCTGGGAGAGGGTGCAGCGGAGCAAAGCGCTGCCCGCAGGGTGTGTGGGCTGGGGACGCCGCCGTGAGCCCATCACGGGGCTGGGTACAACCTGCTGCTCACCCCTGCACGCCGCTGCGGAGCGGAGACGCTCTGTATCCTTGCGGCTCCTGCGTGGGCTTGGCGTCCCAGGGCGGGGGAATTCTCCTTCCCACATCCTCCTCCCGGCTCAGCAGCCCTGACCCCAGGGAGCCAATGACCGGGTGGCCTCGTGCATTAGCCCAACCTGTCATCCCGCTAATTACCTTCTGGCTAATCCCAGCCAAGCCCGGGTAGGGGAAGCAGGGCTCGGCTGCTGGCCATGGCTGCGCACACCCCTCTGCCCCGCCACCTCCGCCGGAGCTTGGCAGCGTTCAGCGGTTCCCTCTTCATCAACAACAAGACGCGGGACAGTGGCGCTGCCCACACCTACCACCCAGGTACGGGCAGCGGGGCTCGGCGGcagaggggtgtggggagggggttGCTGTTGCTTTATCACCACAAGCTTGCTCAGCACATCACCAAAGCACCTGGGTGCCTCTGAGCCGGGAACACCTGAAGGGTCCCTACACCCACCCACCGATGAGGGGGAGCaataataaatgcatttgctGCAAACTGCCATTCTTGCTACCCAGCCATCCCCCGTGGCATGGCAGGGGCCATCGCTCTGCCCTCTGCGAGGCAGGGGCTCCCTCGGGGCAGCGAaaccctgggggtgctgggcagccctgcccacccctgcctgccctgcctagCCCACGAGGTGCTGGCCAGCCTGCCCCTCCAGATGATGCTCTACTTCAACGTCTACTACTTCCCGGTCTGGTGCCTGGCTGAGGGGAtaatgctgcagctgaaggtACCGCCCCGTGGGGCACGTGGGCACACAGGGGCCATGCTGAGCGGGGGAGAGGGGACCCTCTTCAAAATTAATGGgtccacacacacacatgagcAAAACGCCCTGTCCCCCCCAAGACGACTTGCCTCCGGCTCCCAGAAATGGAAATCCTGAGAACAACCACTGAACAGGGCAGGGAAGGTTAAACCGGGAAGGCAgagtgggcagggctgggcagcagctgaggtgggagctggcagggcatggggcactggggacagggcacaggggACGGGAGGTgggtgcagggagctgggcacggggtgcagggggtgggaaACTGGGCCTGGagagctgggcacggggtgcagggctggctgggacGAGGCCCTGCCCCCATTACAGTACCACCTGCTGCCTTGGCACTACCAGTTCCTGCTGGTCGCTGCCTTCCTCATCCTCTCGGTGGCCGAGGGCTCCCGCCTCTACCTGGGCTACGTGGGGAACCTTCAGGAGAAGGTAAGCACCGTCCCCCTGCCCCGGCCCAAGCCCCCGTGCTCGGCCAGGGACGGCCATAGCTGTGGCTACGCTGGACGCCCCCTTGCTCAGGACCCAAGAGCCCGTCGCTGCCTGTTCCTGTTGGACTCCTGCCGGGAGCTGTCCCGGGAGGGAAGCGCGGGTGCAGGCAGGACCTGGGGGCAGGGGACAAAGGGGACCCACTCGCTCTCCTGCCACATCCCTCCCTGTGCTGTGGGTGCGACGCTGCAGCATCCGACCATATCCAGGCACGGCCCTGGTACCCGGGTGCCTCCACCGCAGGGGGCTCCTGGGGCGGAGAGAGCCCCCCAGGCCAGGCCTGGCTCTGCGCCCCAGCTCAGCGGGCTCTGCTCCTGCAGGTGCCCGAGCTGGCCGggttcctcctcctctccttcctgatCCAGCTCCCGCTCCTGCTCTTCCTGCTGACGGACAGCCGCGTCATCCTCCTGCCGCTGGAGCTGGCCCTGCACAGCCTCCTCCTGGCCTTCCTCGTCGCCGAGATGGCGGCCGCCTTCCTGGCCTTGAAGACCATGAGCAAGCAGCTGGCGGCACAGTTCTACCTGCGGCAGTTGAAGGTGGGCAGCTGAGAAGGGCTGCCCGGCCGCGCCACCCCACCCAGTCAGGCCCAGCAGGGAACATTAAACGGTGCTGGGACCTCCACTGCGCCTCCACGCTGTGTTTTTGAGTTTGCGGGGTTCCTGGAGCACCCCACGGGCCCAGACCCGGGTGgtcccagccctgggccaggctgACCGAGCCCGGAGCAGGGTTCAGCACCTCCCAAACACCCAGGCTCAGCCCAGGGCTGCGCTTGTCCT comes from the Strix uralensis isolate ZFMK-TIS-50842 chromosome 17, bStrUra1, whole genome shotgun sequence genome and includes:
- the LOC141951271 gene encoding transmembrane protein 17B-like isoform X5, whose product is MAAHTPLPRHLRRSLAAFSGSLFINNKTRDSGAAHTYHPAHEVLASLPLQMMLYFNVYYFPVWCLAEGIMLQLKYHLLPWHYQFLLVAAFLILSVAEGSRLYLGYVGNLQEKLPLLLFLLTDSRVILLPLELALHSLLLAFLVAEMAAAFLALKTMSKQLAAQFYLRQLKVGS
- the LOC141951271 gene encoding transmembrane protein 17B-like isoform X3, whose amino-acid sequence is MAAHTPLPRHLRRSLAAFSGSLFINNKTRDSGAAHTYHPAHEVLASLPLQMMLYFNVYYFPVWCLAEGIMLQLKYHLLPWHYQFLLVAAFLILSVAEGSRLYLGYVGNLQEKVPELAGFLLLSFLIQLPLLLFLLTDSRVILLPLELALHSLLLAFLVAEMAAAFLALKTMSKQLAAQFYLRQLKVGS
- the LOC141951271 gene encoding uncharacterized protein LOC141951271 isoform X2, with protein sequence MAAHTPLPRHLRRSLAAFSGSLFINNKTRDSGAAHTYHPAHEVLASLPLQMMLYFNVYYFPVWCLAEGIMLQLKFLLVAAFLILSVAEGSRLYLGYVGNLQEKVSTVPLPRPKPPCSARDGHSCGYAGRPLAQDPRARRCLFLLDSCRELSREGSAGAGRTWGQGTKGTHSLSCHIPPCAVGATLQHPTISRHGPGTRVPPPQGAPGAERAPQARPGSAPQLSGLCSCRCPSWPGSSSSPS
- the LOC141951271 gene encoding transmembrane protein 17B-like isoform X4, with translation MAAHTPLPRHLRRSLAAFSGSLFINNKTRDSGAAHTYHPAHEVLASLPLQMMLYFNVYYFPVWCLAEGIMLQLKFLLVAAFLILSVAEGSRLYLGYVGNLQEKVPELAGFLLLSFLIQLPLLLFLLTDSRVILLPLELALHSLLLAFLVAEMAAAFLALKTMSKQLAAQFYLRQLKVGS
- the LOC141951271 gene encoding transmembrane protein 17B-like isoform X6 yields the protein MAAHTPLPRHLRRSLAAFSGSLFINNKTRDSGAAHTYHPAHEVLASLPLQMMLYFNVYYFPVWCLAEGIMLQLKFLLVAAFLILSVAEGSRLYLGYVGNLQEKLPLLLFLLTDSRVILLPLELALHSLLLAFLVAEMAAAFLALKTMSKQLAAQFYLRQLKVGS
- the LOC141951271 gene encoding uncharacterized protein LOC141951271 isoform X1, which translates into the protein MAAHTPLPRHLRRSLAAFSGSLFINNKTRDSGAAHTYHPAHEVLASLPLQMMLYFNVYYFPVWCLAEGIMLQLKYHLLPWHYQFLLVAAFLILSVAEGSRLYLGYVGNLQEKVSTVPLPRPKPPCSARDGHSCGYAGRPLAQDPRARRCLFLLDSCRELSREGSAGAGRTWGQGTKGTHSLSCHIPPCAVGATLQHPTISRHGPGTRVPPPQGAPGAERAPQARPGSAPQLSGLCSCRCPSWPGSSSSPS